In Campylobacter massiliensis, the DNA window AAGCGCAGCCAGGATCGTAACGGTCGAGATATAAAACATCATCACGCTCATTTGCGAGGTATTTATGCTTTTGCTTCCATCCACTGCCACAGTCGCAGTCGTATAAAACGCACCCAAAAGTAGCGTGTAAAAAGGCACCTTAGCTAGGCAGTTCATCAAAGGAACGGTGAGGATGGTAGCCATCCTAGCTCTATCGTCGGCGATGCCTTTAGTAGACATGACGCCCGGCACCGCACAGCCTCCTACAAATGCCCCGCCAAGCACCAGCGGTAAGGTGCTTTGCCCGTGTAGGCCGAATTTTTTAAAAATTTTATCTAAGACAAATGCCATCCTTGGCATATATCCGACATCCTCTAAAATCGCGATCATTGCAAAAAGTATAAAAAATATCGGCAGGTAGTTTAAAAGCGCGACGGCGGAATTTACGAGCCATATAGCGGCGTCTGTTATGAGCGGCACTTTAGCGATATCTGCCGCAGGCGTAATATCAACCACAAAGTTTTTAATAGCCGCAAGCAGCGGCCAAGTGTAGTTCGTGAGCTTATAACCAAAAACTATACTACTCTCGTAAATCGCAAAAATAATGGCAAAAAGGATCGGAAAACTAAGCCAGCGATTTAGGATTATTTTATCTATCTTGTCTGTTAGCGTGGCTTGATTTTTCTTGGTCTCTTTTACGCACTCGCTAAAGACTATGCTAGCGTTTTCGTATCTAAGTGCAGCCAAATATCCCTCAATACTTTTGCCGGTTTTTTCATTAAATTTAGCCCTTTGCTCGGCCGTTAAATTTTCTATCTCGGTGTTAGAGTTTTTTAGCAAATTTAAGGCTGCAGCGTCGTTTTCAAGGGCTTTTACACAAAGCCATCTTGCGCTTACTCCTTCATCTAAAGAGACGCTATTTTGTAGCTCTAAAACAAAAGGTTCCAAATCCTCGTAATTTACCTTAAATTCTTTGTAGTTTTGTTTTAGATTTTTAGCATTTCTTAAAATGTCTAAAATTTCAGCCTTGCCTTCGCCCTTTGACGCGCTAGCACAGATTACGGGACATTTTAAAATTTTAGCTATTTTGCCGGCATCTATGATTATGCCGCGTCTTTTGGCTACGTCTAGCATATTTAAGACGATGACGACCGGGACGCCGATTTCAAGCAGCTGAAAGGTTAGATATAAATTTCGCTTTAAATTTGAAGCGTCGATGATGTTTAAAATAACGTCAGGCTTTTCGTTTACGATAAATTCTTTCGCGACTTTTTCTTCAAGCGAATACGAACTAAACGAATAAGTGCCCGGCAGATCGACCATCTCGACGTCCACGTCTGCGATGCTAAAAAATCCCGATTTTTTATCGACGGTAACGCCTGGGTAGTTTGCGATATGCTGACGTATGCCGCTTATCATATTAAATACGGTGGATTTGCCGCAGTTTGGTTGCCCTGCAAGCGCTACTTTTATTTGCAAACTTCAATCTCCACCAAAGCCGCCTCGCTTTTTCTAAGCGATATCAAACAGTCCTGAATTTTAAACTCTATGGGATCAAGAAGCGGAGCGAGTCTTACCGCCTCAACGACGGCTCCGTTTATAAAGCCCATATCGAGCAACTTTTGAAGTAGTTTGCCTTCGGCTTTGAGCTCTTTTATCTTATATAAAATTCCAGCCTGTGCAGAGCCAAGATTCATACGCTTTTCCCTAAATATATAAATTTGACCGCCTCTGTTTTGCTAAAGCGGTCAAATTTAATAAAACTCATTTTATCTCAAAAGTAAAAGAGGCTATAGCTGTCTCTTCGTCGCATTTTTTAGCGTCTGCGTAAGGGAATTTATGCACTACTTTTAGCACCCATTTCCCTGGTCTAAGCGCTAAAACCTCGGTTTCTCCTTTTAGATCGGTCGTTGCATGAAACGCGCTTTTGTCTTTCAAAAATCCGTCAAACGTGCCGTCAATGGTAGCGACTTTTAAAGGCTTTCCTTCAAATAGCACCTTTACTTTAAACGGCTCGCCGACTTTAAATTTGGCCGGATTTTCCAAAGGCACAATCTCAAGGCGTTGCCCCGTGGATTTGGTTATAAAGTCATCTCCTGCGCCGACATTTATGACGCTCTTTGCGCTCATCGTAGCGCGGCGGCAAAATTTAGCATTTTTTATTGTTTTTTTAGTACCGCCCATGTGCCATTTGCCATCAGCATCTTCCGTCCAAAACGTAGGCTTGTATTCGCCGGTAATCGCGTACGTACCGTCTTTTAGCTTCGCGCCCTCGTAGTGATAGTTCTCTCCGCTTTGTTTTAGCGTGACCTTGCCGTCTTTACCAAGGATCAAGGGCGCCTCAAAATTGTTTACGCGCTCGGCGTCTATGGGTTCTGATTTTGGGAAATCATGCCCAAAACCTATATTCCCGCTGGTTTTTTCGCCGTTTCCACAAAATAGCAAAAAATCATGTCCTCCAGCTACGATAAATACACCAAAAACCGCCAATAGAGCTAAACTCTTTTTCATTTTATATCCTTTTTAGTGAAATTCGTTAAAATTAAAAACTATATCTTACGCCGACACCAAACATCCTGCCCTTACCATAAGTTGCTAAGACGTTGCGAGCCCTATCTCTAATGTGTGAGAAATACTCTTTGTCGGTCAAGTTTTTGACGTAAAAATATACATCGAAGCCATCTTTTAGATAGCCCACTTTTGCATCTGCCGTAAAATAACTCTTTTGGGCAAGTTTATTTTGCGCATCAAAATAGGTCTTACCTATCATATTTCCGTCAAGCCTTGCATAAACACCCATTGGGGCATAGTAAGACGCACCCAAAGATAGCTTATACTCCGGGTTTTTCTCGATTTTATTGCCTTTATTATTCGTGCCGTCTTTGTTAATATAGTCGCCGTATTTAGTCTTAAGTAGACTTGCAGCCAAATTTATATCAAGCTCCTTACTGACCCTTACGATCCCCTCAAATTCGGCACCCATCGATGTCGCTTTATCGGCGTTTGCAACGTAGTAGATATTAGTATTGTTCGGGTCGGTGTAGAATATATGCGTGCCTTTGATAGCCATATAAAATAGTGCCGTAGAAAATCTAAAGTTATCGTATGAGCCTTTTACACCGATTTCATAGTCGTCACTTGTCTGTGCGTCAAATTTATTATCTTCTCTGCTACCGCCGGTGGTGTAGAAGTTAAAGCCGCCCGCCAAATAGCCCTTTGAATACATCGCATAGATGTTTAGCTCATCGGTAATATCATATCCGAGAGCAAATTTAGGCAGAAACGTTCTAAACGTCTCTTTTTCATCCATCGAAAATACCGGTGCGCCAGGGTTTTGCCCAAGCTCATACGAGAAATAATCGACCATAGTATGTTTTTTGATCTGCTGGTATCTACCGCCTAGCGTCACGTCAAATTTACTCGTAACGGGATAGATTATTTGGCCAAATGCGGATGCCGTTCGCGAGCGGTTTATTGACGGCCAGTCCTCCACTATCGTCCTACCGCTATCGCCATACTGATCGCCGATAGGACCGAATACTTGTTTTTCGTTTTCAAAATAAAGCCCGCCGACCCATTTAAAACTTTGCTCGTCCGTACCGCTAAATCTAAGTTCTTCGGAAATAGTATCATTTTTAGCATTTAAAAATGTAACTAGTCCATAGTGATCAGGATCGAGATAGGTTGCTTTGCTACCGAAGTCTTCGTCGTAAAGTCCGTCTTTTTTAACCTTACGATAAGTTGTGGATGAGGTTACGTCAAATTTGTCAAATTCGTATTTTAAGTCTAGAGCTCCTGAGGTTGAGGTTTGCTTAACGCGGGCCGGAGTTTCTAAATTTATATGCTTGGCCTCATCTTTTGATATGCTGCCCAATTTTGATTTCGGAATAAAAAGCTCATCTAGCGAGTCGTCCTGGCGATGAAAAAGGTCGCCGTAAATTTTGATCGTAAAGCGATCCGTCGGCACTATCTTTAAATTTAGTCCGAAATTATAATTTTTCTTGTCATTGGCTTTTTCACCATTTAGATCGTTTATGATCCAGCCATCCTCTTTAGACGCCGAGCCGTTTAAGCCTAAAAATAGCTTATCGTCTATAAGCGCACCGCTGGTTTCAAAAAGCCCTAGCATATATTTACTAGAACCGTATTCTGCGCCTACGCTACCGCTCCACTCGTTAGTCGGCTCTTTTAGGACGATATTTATGATACCGCCGATCGAATCTTTGCCGTAGATAGCGCTGCTAGGACCTCGTAAACCTCGACGCGTTCGATATTTGTAATAGGAATATAGGCTGCGTCTTTGTTGCTTTGAGCTACGCCGCCGATGTAGACCGTGACGGGATTAGAACTCGTATATATAGAAGGATTAAGCCCTCTTGTACTTATACCCTCATACATTCCACCCACACCCGTGATGTTTGGTATAGTTTTTACCAACTCCTCGACATTTTTCACGCCTCGCTCCTCTAGCTCGGAGCTATTCACTACGCTGATGCTCTGAGGCACATCCTTTAAATTTTCACTGATTTTATTTGCGGTTACTGCAACTTCGCCAAGCGTTATATCTTCTGCGGCTAGAGCCGAATTAGTAAGAACTAAAAGAGCGGCTGTTAGTCTAGATAGAGAAAATGCTTTCATATTTGCTCCCTAAACTTAAAAAATTAATGGCGGCATTATAACAAATAAGATAATCGTTGTCAATACTATAATAATAAAATTTTTATAAAAAAATAATACTATATATTTTTATAATCATTGTCTATAAGGAGTTATACGATTTCATTTTATAAAATAATAAATAATACGTAATATTCAATACAAGAGAAATTATTTATAAATGGCTATTTTTGTCAGATTATTTCTACAATTTTATTACTTATAAATTAGTTATTGCAATTACAGTAATTAACTTATATAAAACCGATAACTAGTCATTTTGATTTGCTTGCAAAATAAACTAGTTTTTACATGCGAAGTTTTTGTATCATAGTTCCGAAAAAACATGAAATCTCTTTTAAAAATATCATTTTAGGAGATACCATAAACTTGAGTTAAGTGCTTTTTTTCGGAACTATGATACAAAAAATAAAAAGAAATAGAATAAAATAGAAATATAAATAAGTTCAAATCTCGTATTTCAGGGCTTTTTTGATAAAAATTAGAATCAATCGGGAGCTTAAGGAAATATCAAATGGCTCCGGATACTAAAGCGATATCAAACCAAAGCCGATAAGGATAGCGATATAATAAACGATCCGAATTTATTTAGCGACGATCCTAGGGCATATTTTAGATTTTCTTTTTGAATACAACCAAGGCAAGCATCAAAAAT includes these proteins:
- the feoB gene encoding ferrous iron transport protein B, producing the protein MQIKVALAGQPNCGKSTVFNMISGIRQHIANYPGVTVDKKSGFFSIADVDVEMVDLPGTYSFSSYSLEEKVAKEFIVNEKPDVILNIIDASNLKRNLYLTFQLLEIGVPVVIVLNMLDVAKRRGIIIDAGKIAKILKCPVICASASKGEGKAEILDILRNAKNLKQNYKEFKVNYEDLEPFVLELQNSVSLDEGVSARWLCVKALENDAAALNLLKNSNTEIENLTAEQRAKFNEKTGKSIEGYLAALRYENASIVFSECVKETKKNQATLTDKIDKIILNRWLSFPILFAIIFAIYESSIVFGYKLTNYTWPLLAAIKNFVVDITPAADIAKVPLITDAAIWLVNSAVALLNYLPIFFILFAMIAILEDVGYMPRMAFVLDKIFKKFGLHGQSTLPLVLGGAFVGGCAVPGVMSTKGIADDRARMATILTVPLMNCLAKVPFYTLLLGAFYTTATVAVDGSKSINTSQMSVMMFYISTVTILAALLIAKFLTSTILKTRETAPFVMELPPYHMPTFKGVVIRACERVWLYIKKVCTIVIAVAVILFALLQFPGLSNEKQEHYANEEAKALASFEAAAKKSSYYASVDSREKVAQLLNFYDGYKAKKMGGGKGVDEKYEAENPEFYKFIMPKTDQDAKAINSALRKLSTQRKTILREQKNDKIESSLLGMAGRALEPISKFAGFDWRINVAFLSSFAARESAVATLGSIYESGKATEASSGEEMRPEEAMRQSSGYTPLHAASIIIFMLLTPPCIATMIVVKMQTNSYAWMAFGIFFPFTLALVVSSLFFTLANSFGVGGLTAMGIYYFILLFFIIILGFMPQKRLNWSGGLRK
- a CDS encoding FeoA family protein, whose product is MNLGSAQAGILYKIKELKAEGKLLQKLLDMGFINGAVVEAVRLAPLLDPIEFKIQDCLISLRKSEAALVEIEVCK
- a CDS encoding DUF4198 domain-containing protein, encoding MKKSLALLAVFGVFIVAGGHDFLLFCGNGEKTSGNIGFGHDFPKSEPIDAERVNNFEAPLILGKDGKVTLKQSGENYHYEGAKLKDGTYAITGEYKPTFWTEDADGKWHMGGTKKTIKNAKFCRRATMSAKSVINVGAGDDFITKSTGQRLEIVPLENPAKFKVGEPFKVKVLFEGKPLKVATIDGTFDGFLKDKSAFHATTDLKGETEVLALRPGKWVLKVVHKFPYADAKKCDEETAIASFTFEIK
- a CDS encoding TonB-dependent receptor, giving the protein MLGLFETSGALIDDKLFLGLNGSASKEDGWIINDLNGEKANDKKNYNFGLNLKIVPTDRFTIKIYGDLFHRQDDSLDELFIPKSKLGSISKDEAKHINLETPARVKQTSTSGALDLKYEFDKFDVTSSTTYRKVKKDGLYDEDFGSKATYLDPDHYGLVTFLNAKNDTISEELRFSGTDEQSFKWVGGLYFENEKQVFGPIGDQYGDSGRTIVEDWPSINRSRTASAFGQIIYPVTSKFDVTLGGRYQQIKKHTMVDYFSYELGQNPGAPVFSMDEKETFRTFLPKFALGYDITDELNIYAMYSKGYLAGGFNFYTTGGSREDNKFDAQTSDDYEIGVKGSYDNFRFSTALFYMAIKGTHIFYTDPNNTNIYYVANADKATSMGAEFEGIVRVSKELDINLAASLLKTKYGDYINKDGTNNKGNKIEKNPEYKLSLGASYYAPMGVYARLDGNMIGKTYFDAQNKLAQKSYFTADAKVGYLKDGFDVYFYVKNLTDKEYFSHIRDRARNVLATYGKGRMFGVGVRYSF
- a CDS encoding TonB-dependent receptor plug domain-containing protein; this translates as MKAFSLSRLTAALLVLTNSALAAEDITLGEVAVTANKISENLKDVPQSISVVNSSELEERGVKNVEELVKTIPNITGVGGMYEGISTRGLNPSIYTSSNPVTVYIGGVAQSNKDAAYIPITNIERVEVYEVLAALSTAKIRSAVS